From the genome of Campylobacter concisus:
TGAAGAAGATAGTGGTGCAGATTATACCAAAGTCGTTCAAAACATAAACGACAAAATTCAAGCTGCTATCACACTTTATAAAAATGGTGATGTAAAAAAAGCTATGGGCGATATCCAAGACATCTACTTTGATGAGTTTGAAGGTAGCGGTATGGAGAATAAAGTAGGCGCAATAGATGTAAATTTAAAAACAGCTATTGAAGCTACATTTGGCAATCTTGTAGCCCTTATGAAATCAGGTGTAGACGAAAAAACTCTTCAAGAAAGCGCAAGCAAGATGTCATCTCAGCTAGCAGCCGCACTTGAAAAAACTAGCGGTTCAAGCTCACCTTGGACGCTATTTATCTGGGCGCTAACTATAATCTTAAGAGAGGGCTTTGAAGCTCTTATCATCGTTGCAGCCGTCGTTGCATACCTTGTAAAAACTGGCAATGCTAAAGCGATGGGCAAAGTTGTTTATAGCTCAGTTGGCGTGGCTGTCATCTTAAGCTTTGTTATGGCGTGGATCATGAACGTCATCTTTGGCGAGGCAGCAGGTCAAAAAAGAGAGCTTATGGAAGGCATCACGATGCTTGTTGCAGTGGGACTTCTATTTTACGTTGGCTTCTGGCTTCTTTCAAATGCTGGCGCTAAAAAATGGAACGACTACATCAAATCACATGTATCTGAGTCTATCTCAAGTGGCTCGAGCACAGCGCTTTGGTGGACTGTATTTTTAGCGGTATTTAGAGAGGGTGCTGAAACTGTACTATTTTATCAGGCGCTTATTTTTGGAGCTAAAGATTCAGCTGGTTACTCGATGATTGCAGCTGGCTTTGTGATAGGACTTATCGTTCTTTTAATAGTCTATTTCTTATTTAAAATTTTTGCTGTTAAAATTCCTATTAAACCATTTTTTATATTTACGTCAGCTATTATCTTTTATATGTCGATCGTCTTTGTTGGCAAGGGTGTTGGCGAACTAGTTGAGGGCAAAATTTTCATCCCAACTATCATAAAAGGACTTAGCTTCCCTGACTGGATGAGAGACTGGCTAGGACTTCAGCCATATTATGAGAGCTTAGTACCTCAAATCATTATGGTGCTTGCTCTAATTATAGGCATCGTTATCATGAAATCAAAACAAAATAAAAACTAATCTTATTAAAAGGAGAGGAAATGAATAAAATTCTTAGTTCAGCTCTAGCACTTAGCCTAGCAGCTGGTTTTGCACTTGCTGGAGAGCACCCAATCGGCGAGCCTGTAGAGGCTAATGGTATGGAGATAGCTGCTGTTTATCTTGAGCCAATCGACATGGAGCCAAAAGGCGTTGATCTAGCTCCAAGCTTGGCTGATCTTCACTTAGAAGCTGACATCCACGCTGTAAAAGGCAACAAAAACGGCTTTGGCGAAGGCGAGTGGATCCCATACCTAAAGATCAACTATGAGCTAAAAAACCTTGATAATGGTAAAACTAAAAAAGGTACATTTATGCCAATGGTTGCAAGCGATGGCCCACACTACGGTGCTAACGTAAAAATGGATACAGGCGTTGGTAACTATGAGCTTAAATTCCACATCGACAATCCAGAAAAACAAGGCTTTGGTCGCCACGCTGACAAAGAGACTGGTGTTGGTAAATGGTTTGAGCCTTTCACAACAACTTATAAATTTCAATGGACAGGTGGTCCTGTTAAATAATCACTTTGGGGCGTTCTCGCCCCTTTTTAAAAATTCTCATAGGGTTTAGTTATGTCAATTTACTTCTATCAGGTCTTTTTAGCCCTCCTTGGATTTACGCTTTTTGCTGCCTTAAATAACAATGGCAAAAGTTTAAAAACGATCTTTTTACCGTCATTTCTTGGCGTTGTTGCTGGTGTGCTTATCTTTAAAGCTGCTCGTCATGCGCTTGTTGATGATCAGTTTAAAATTTTCATAGATTCTGTGACACTAGTTTTTTTACTAATTAGCATTTTATGGATATTTTTCGAGCTTAAGATAGCAAAAATCGTAACGTTTTCTATTTTAGGCATCGGCTTTGGCTTTGGCTATAGCTCAAGTAGCGCTTTGTTCCCGTTATTTGGTGGCGAACTGCTTGACACGCTTTCAGTCATAAGCTTCTTTTTGATGATCTTTGCGATGATCTTGATACTATTTTTATTTTTCTTCATTTCAAATTTAAAAGCAAGCATACCATCATCAATAGCTAAAATTTTAGCTCTTATAACATTAGTATTTTTACTAGTTGATAGAAGCTCACAAACTGCACTTGAGCTTTTACGTGCAGGCGCTTTAAAGATAAGTAGCGAGCTAAATTCTCAAATTTTATCTATCAGCGCAAAAGGCATCTACGTCACAGAATTTAGTGCCTATTTTTACATAGCAGTGATCCTTCTTTTATGCATCATCGCGCTTTGCTTTGTGCCAAAGAGTATCGATAAGAGCACGTTTGGCTCTATCAAATACCGCTTTACAAAAGCCATTAGAGAAAATGTCTTTGACAATGCAAAATTTGCATTTTGCAGCGTTTTAATAGCGCTTGGATTTTCACTTTATTTTGATCTTTACGCATCTCGCCCACCTCAAATTTCAGAGCCGGTCTTGGTTGAGCCAGTGGGAGATAAATTTATATTTGATGTTGATATGTTAAAAGATAACGAGCTTCACAGATTTGCCTACATTACAGACGAGGGCAAACAGGTGAGATTTTTCTTGCTAAACCGCTTTAGCGACCGCCCATCTCCAGTCATCGTATTTGACTCGTGTATGATCTGCGGCGACATGGGCTATATCAAGAAAGGAAATGACCTTATTTGTATCTCTTGTAATGTTAGAATTTTCTTGCCGTCAGTTGGCAAAGAGGGTGGTTGT
Proteins encoded in this window:
- a CDS encoding FTR1 family iron permease; the encoded protein is MNKFLKFMLIMLLPIWLVAKNDDYEQVAAQIKESLQKVITEYRAGNVEQAVSDTQNAYFGLFEDVEAGIRINLGQKKAYSMEKQFGEIRKAIKAGEAPDDVQKRIDQINSEIAEVLPVILKGHRLVGEYSDSPAQAATTDYDTSKFIPEWKVAFANLSADLDKAIASYESDKQDDAKSAIQDAKFTDYRNTQLEIAIRQHIENGKSIDADIQRKMGEAISGITNGISKDDFKTKLDEIKKLAYEAISKLPADTAKLAKVDMSDVEAASEEDSGADYTKVVQNINDKIQAAITLYKNGDVKKAMGDIQDIYFDEFEGSGMENKVGAIDVNLKTAIEATFGNLVALMKSGVDEKTLQESASKMSSQLAAALEKTSGSSSPWTLFIWALTIILREGFEALIIVAAVVAYLVKTGNAKAMGKVVYSSVGVAVILSFVMAWIMNVIFGEAAGQKRELMEGITMLVAVGLLFYVGFWLLSNAGAKKWNDYIKSHVSESISSGSSTALWWTVFLAVFREGAETVLFYQALIFGAKDSAGYSMIAAGFVIGLIVLLIVYFLFKIFAVKIPIKPFFIFTSAIIFYMSIVFVGKGVGELVEGKIFIPTIIKGLSFPDWMRDWLGLQPYYESLVPQIIMVLALIIGIVIMKSKQNKN
- a CDS encoding iron transporter, encoding MNKILSSALALSLAAGFALAGEHPIGEPVEANGMEIAAVYLEPIDMEPKGVDLAPSLADLHLEADIHAVKGNKNGFGEGEWIPYLKINYELKNLDNGKTKKGTFMPMVASDGPHYGANVKMDTGVGNYELKFHIDNPEKQGFGRHADKETGVGKWFEPFTTTYKFQWTGGPVK
- a CDS encoding tRNA uridine 5-carboxymethylaminomethyl modification protein, producing MSIYFYQVFLALLGFTLFAALNNNGKSLKTIFLPSFLGVVAGVLIFKAARHALVDDQFKIFIDSVTLVFLLISILWIFFELKIAKIVTFSILGIGFGFGYSSSSALFPLFGGELLDTLSVISFFLMIFAMILILFLFFFISNLKASIPSSIAKILALITLVFLLVDRSSQTALELLRAGALKISSELNSQILSISAKGIYVTEFSAYFYIAVILLLCIIALCFVPKSIDKSTFGSIKYRFTKAIRENVFDNAKFAFCSVLIALGFSLYFDLYASRPPQISEPVLVEPVGDKFIFDVDMLKDNELHRFAYITDEGKQVRFFLLNRFSDRPSPVIVFDSCMICGDMGYIKKGNDLICISCNVRIFLPSVGKEGGCNPIPMAFTFDGKNIIVDYKTIVAGANYFSKVVEKMVLDPVSRKKVSNLDSRSYLYYGRTYFFESNETQAKFEANPEKYVETNGTLK